aattcgatgtggttctttttttattccaattttaagaaaaaaactatcataaattacgaaattatcataacgtggaaccgtaacatgggcacaagccaattggcgagatacgaaattatcagaacgtggaactgtaacgtcggtacaagccaattggcgagaaaattcaccatacattatttgtaaatatacaagcgaaccaaaagacctttaatttttctattatgggcgaAGCCGTCGGGTGCCACAAGTAAATacataaagcaaaataaataaattaatcgtTCGTCGAGAAAAAACCAGCAAactaaaaaaacccttaaaattgcgaaaaaaaataaattttaattttttttttaaattttaaaatttttaaatgttagatCATACTGATGAAGTTTTATGAATAACTAAAAAGAAATTCTTTGTGGGTACACCAAAACTATGCAAGAGCAAGTGGGATAACCTACTATGCGCTGAGTCAAAAACTCTGAAATCATGCAACAATCAATCAATCAGTGAAtcagttttaattgttatttGGAGCTAAACCTCAGTTGATGTTGCAGATAAATCTGTTTCATCTCCAAATAGGCATTCCTGATTGAGAAACAAATTCCAGAAATTATATTTGAAGAGTATTTTAGATGCTTGGGCTTGATTGCTTTTTCTCAGTAATCACGATATGGAGAATTTGTTTCCTTTCTCGATAAGAATAGAGAAAATGGATAATAGCCAAATGTGGCAACCGAAAACTGAACGCCAAAACTGAACTTGCTCATACCGCTGCTGTGAGCCTATCAgtgaatttcttttatttgcgtCATGCAAGAATCTTTCTCGAACGTTGCGATTGGCTCAAAATAGAGTCCGTGTTCGTACATCTGAAACCCCGTACTCACTTCTCTTAGctcagaaatttctaaattttggTTATATGAACTTTAGACACCGAGTTGTAAATACGCATTAATCGCTCGGTCAGATCATATGAAAGCTACTATATTTTTGTAAGTACAATTAAGTTTTGcatcaaaattataattaataataaattaaattgttgtcattttaaaaatttgcatttcttttcaGCATTCTTGCTAATGaatttattatgtaatttttagAGAGGTGTACACAAAATGGCGCGTACTGATTTCGTGGCAGACATATTGCTAATGAAGCGCTAGTGTACATGTAGAGCAGCTCTCTCTTCTCTGTTATTGATGAGAATTggtgtcaaatgtttttttttttaaacttaaacataattatttttgtttatttatgtgaTATCCAGTTTTTCTTGCAATGTTGATCTGTGACTTAGATTTAATATTCGTGATGTGGTACGTAGTTTTAGGTGTCTCGAAGGTATCACTAGCTGACTTAGTAGGTGTCAACCAGTAGGTGTAAAAGTAAACCAGCGTCATCTCTCATAATGTAAACATCATTACTTTCACTCTGCATATTAATGAATTAATGGCTGGGTGTCGATTCTAATTTATGGAGGGCcgattaaattcttttttttctaaattcaatcAGTTCTGAAATTAAATGATCGATATTAAATGGCGATATTAAATTAATCTTCTGGCTGGGTAATAGTTATTGCCCTTCCACATAAATTGATTTATCAATGATAAAAGATAATGTAAtaaataacaattacattttataagatttgatttttaattttttaagtggaAATACAGCATTGTAAACGACAAGTTTCAAGAATGTTGTGGTACATGATTTGTATGCCTAGGAAAAGAATTGTGTTTTGATtacttgtttttatttgaaaattgtatGCGAGCCGACCTCCTATGAAAAACATACTTGTTATTTTATTGTCTGGTGTCTAGTAGAGTCATTACTGTACAAATTCCTAATAACATTGTTCAGGTAGTTGCCATCGTAGCAGGTCAAGGGGATAATTCCCCTCTGGCTTTATGGAATCAATATTTACACTTCAGTGGCTAGGTTTTGTTGTCAATAAATTTTGCTTGAGTTTGCCCCTTTTATCTACTCCCCCCCCAAAGGAAAATTCGTGagccttgaaagaaaaaaaaatgttgggaattttttttagaattttaaaatatgcaGATAAACCTTAGtgtaaatgtttttcaataagTTAAAGCTTATATCATTTTAGCAAATAATTGTCATTATTTAAAGCTTTAAATGACGTGAATTAatcaaacatgtttaaaaaatattttaggattCTGCTACCAATGTAACttgtgatttattattttttgtttgcagGTTCATTCACTAGTCATTGTCATCCTTCATCACTCATCATGTCTCAGCAGTTCTGCCTCAAATGGAACAACCACACCACAAACATGTTGCAGGTCTTCGAGAGCCTGCTGAGCACGGAAGCCTTGGTGGACGTGACTCTCGCGTGTGACGGCCTGAGCCTCAAGGCCCACAAAATGGTGCTTTCCGCTTGCAGTCCCTTCTTCCAGAGTTTATTTTTAGAGAATCCCTGCAAGCACCCCATTGTGATAATGAAAGATATGCGCTACACGGACCTCAAAGCCATCATAGACTTCATGTACAGGGGCGAGGTGAACGTCTCGCATGACCAGCTGTCAGCGCTCCTCAAGACGGCAGAGACGTTAAAAGTGAAGGGGCTGGCGGAGGTGACGGGGGAAAGCCGACACGCGGCCGGCATCGTCCAGCAGGAGATCGTCAACAACAACACCCCCCAGGCGCCCCCCACAACCGCCGTGCCTCCCACGCTGCCCCCCTCCGCCGTAAGGACAGACACGCCGCCCTTGCAGGGTAAAAGAAAGCGGGGCCGCCCCCGGAAGCGGTCGCTCTCCGACTCCGCCCGCTCAGATGACGAGGGCGGCACCGGCCCCAAGATCAAGGAGTCCCACTCCCCGGAGATCGAAGAGCTCTCGGGGGACGCGTCCATGGAGGGCTCCAGTGATATTCGTTCGGGCAGCACTCCTTCCAACTCGCAATCTCAGGTGCAAGCCGCCGCTCACTCATCGAACTCTGTACATAATTTCAACTCCAAATCCCATCTGCAGGACCACGACGAAGATCAGATATCGTGCGACGACGATAATGACTTTGAAGTTGAGCCATCCAAGTTGATGGAACAAACTTTAACCACAGACAATGTAAGTGTCTGAAAGTAATTTCAGTATCGATTCACCGAGTGCATTATCGTTACTACTCATAACGAATTTCAAACCAATCTCGGTGATAATTATCGCTTCAAAATAATGTGACATTGTATGATTCGTTATTTATAATTTCAGTGATATAGCTTCTCTTAACCTTGTCATAAGATTTCtcatcaatttta
This window of the Uloborus diversus isolate 005 chromosome 4, Udiv.v.3.1, whole genome shotgun sequence genome carries:
- the LOC129221316 gene encoding protein tramtrack, beta isoform-like isoform X2 — protein: MSQQFCLKWNNHTTNMLQVFESLLSTEALVDVTLACDGLSLKAHKMVLSACSPFFQSLFLENPCKHPIVIMKDMRYTDLKAIIDFMYRGEVNVSHDQLSALLKTAETLKVKGLAEVTGESRHAAGIVQQEIVNNNTPQAPPTTAVPPTLPPSAVRTDTPPLQGKRKRGRPRKRSLSDSARSDDEGGTGPKIKESHSPEIEELSGDASMEGSSDIRSGSTPSNSQSQVQAAAHSSNSVHNFNSKSHLQDHDEDQISCDDDNDFEVEPSKLMEQTLTTDNVPSNSQNSTGHITLPSVSGLEISRRSMSSTDSGSQALVPVSSIPSDSLGSNLQGPDSPQDIKPQILSFDDPPISPVAGPSHSSERSMMMYMDQGVASLPGPSNYQDSSALVPHDSQPQDFYLGKSNLYVLPDMMNPLEKDMSRRPMCPVCHKFFYDVTTLRRHMEIHDSRRQKYVCEFCSKAFCWKNHLQSHVRKVHVPKVPQQMSSGSNKVPIMSSAQVQMSDNSMSPQVPKTS
- the LOC129221316 gene encoding protein tramtrack, alpha isoform-like isoform X1, whose protein sequence is MSQQFCLKWNNHTTNMLQVFESLLSTEALVDVTLACDGLSLKAHKMVLSACSPFFQSLFLENPCKHPIVIMKDMRYTDLKAIIDFMYRGEVNVSHDQLSALLKTAETLKVKGLAEVTGESRHAAGIVQQEIVNNNTPQAPPTTAVPPTLPPSAVRTDTPPLQGKRKRGRPRKRSLSDSARSDDEGGTGPKIKESHSPEIEELSGDASMEGSSDIRSGSTPSNSQSQVQAAAHSSNSVHNFNSKSHLQDHDEDQISCDDDNDFEVEPSKLMEQTLTTDNVPSNSQNSTGHITLPSVSGLEISRRSMSSTDSGSQALVPVSSIPSDSLGSNLQGPDSPQDIKPQILSFDDPPISPVAGPSHSSERSMMMYMDQGVASLPGPSNYQDSSALVPHDSQPQGRKMLWWNQRMKMQKYQGSAFHQAKFKPPHFSHSLFKGSPKQAICPFCFKVFYDKSTMNRHVSKRVCLGLQFQTGDVCEDVPASNITILPVARDADVVPEDFHDSSENIKLEEVLSKSSKVPCPYCKKPMKGERGVRKHLDFYGCPMALNAKGVDNDID
- the LOC129221316 gene encoding protein tramtrack, beta isoform-like isoform X8 codes for the protein MSQQFCLKWNNHTTNMLQVFESLLSTEALVDVTLACDGLSLKAHKMVLSACSPFFQSLFLENPCKHPIVIMKDMRYTDLKAIIDFMYRGEVNVSHDQLSALLKTAETLKVKGLAEVTGESRHAAGIVQQEIVNNNTPQAPPTTAVPPTLPPSAVRTDTPPLQGKRKRGRPRKRSLSDSARSDDEGGTGPKIKESHSPEIEELSGDASMEGSSDIRSGSTPSNSQSQVQAAAHSSNSVHNFNSKSHLQDHDEDQISCDDDNDFEVEPSKLMEQTLTTDNVPSNSQNSTGHITLPSVSGLEISRRSMSSTDSGSQALVPVSSIPSDSLGSNLQGPDSPQDIKPQILSFDDPPISPVAGPSHSSERSMMMYMDQGVASLPGPSNYQDSSALVPHDSQPQVSPPGAFEFNWFNLEMALYDIRSKRLTLRQAQHVYQIPKSTLHRRLQGKSVSRAYMKRRKYDQI
- the LOC129221316 gene encoding protein tramtrack, beta isoform-like isoform X3; translation: MSQQFCLKWNNHTTNMLQVFESLLSTEALVDVTLACDGLSLKAHKMVLSACSPFFQSLFLENPCKHPIVIMKDMRYTDLKAIIDFMYRGEVNVSHDQLSALLKTAETLKVKGLAEVTGESRHAAGIVQQEIVNNNTPQAPPTTAVPPTLPPSAVRTDTPPLQGKRKRGRPRKRSLSDSARSDDEGGTGPKIKESHSPEIEELSGDASMEGSSDIRSGSTPSNSQSQVQAAAHSSNSVHNFNSKSHLQDHDEDQISCDDDNDFEVEPSKLMEQTLTTDNVPSNSQNSTGHITLPSVSGLEISRRSMSSTDSGSQALVPVSSIPSDSLGSNLQGPDSPQDIKPQILSFDDPPISPVAGPSHSSERSMMMYMDQGVASLPGPSNYQDSSALVPHDSQPQVSKLVLSSAWKHRYGLSRRSSPSVLFASDSDLGMNAQRPTCPVCHKGFYNSGTLNRHIEIHFLKRKNYKCDMCDKRFSWKNALNAHLRKDHNVDI
- the LOC129221316 gene encoding protein tramtrack, alpha isoform-like isoform X6, which codes for MSQQFCLKWNNHTTNMLQVFESLLSTEALVDVTLACDGLSLKAHKMVLSACSPFFQSLFLENPCKHPIVIMKDMRYTDLKAIIDFMYRGEVNVSHDQLSALLKTAETLKVKGLAEVTGESRHAAGIVQQEIVNNNTPQAPPTTAVPPTLPPSAVRTDTPPLQGKRKRGRPRKRSLSDSARSDDEGGTGPKIKESHSPEIEELSGDASMEGSSDIRSGSTPSNSQSQVQAAAHSSNSVHNFNSKSHLQDHDEDQISCDDDNDFEVEPSKLMEQTLTTDNVPSNSQNSTGHITLPSVSGLEISRRSMSSTDSGSQALVPVSSIPSDSLGSNLQGPDSPQDIKPQILSFDDPPISPVAGPSHSSERSMMMYMDQGVASLPGPSNYQDSSALVPHDSQPQDHRNWTPTSAVLLFSPNSNAGEFSCSFCSKTFKSNQLLKQHLNLHSSNLLFCDYCSASFKWRSSKWSHVRRCHPDEISNAGKKPSICRIYPC
- the LOC129221316 gene encoding protein tramtrack, alpha isoform-like isoform X5; this encodes MSQQFCLKWNNHTTNMLQVFESLLSTEALVDVTLACDGLSLKAHKMVLSACSPFFQSLFLENPCKHPIVIMKDMRYTDLKAIIDFMYRGEVNVSHDQLSALLKTAETLKVKGLAEVTGESRHAAGIVQQEIVNNNTPQAPPTTAVPPTLPPSAVRTDTPPLQGKRKRGRPRKRSLSDSARSDDEGGTGPKIKESHSPEIEELSGDASMEGSSDIRSGSTPSNSQSQVQAAAHSSNSVHNFNSKSHLQDHDEDQISCDDDNDFEVEPSKLMEQTLTTDNVPSNSQNSTGHITLPSVSGLEISRRSMSSTDSGSQALVPVSSIPSDSLGSNLQGPDSPQDIKPQILSFDDPPISPVAGPSHSSERSMMMYMDQGVASLPGPSNYQDSSALVPHDSQPQDELIEQYWTSDPIPKRGRRSSEDNLNRLVGRHFLRQIPSTDRKRQPCRECKVCCSRRDANNKRCRKETRYYCPDCEVGLCITCFEIYHTRKKY
- the LOC129221316 gene encoding protein tramtrack, beta isoform-like isoform X4, whose product is MSQQFCLKWNNHTTNMLQVFESLLSTEALVDVTLACDGLSLKAHKMVLSACSPFFQSLFLENPCKHPIVIMKDMRYTDLKAIIDFMYRGEVNVSHDQLSALLKTAETLKVKGLAEVTGESRHAAGIVQQEIVNNNTPQAPPTTAVPPTLPPSAVRTDTPPLQGKRKRGRPRKRSLSDSARSDDEGGTGPKIKESHSPEIEELSGDASMEGSSDIRSGSTPSNSQSQVQAAAHSSNSVHNFNSKSHLQDHDEDQISCDDDNDFEVEPSKLMEQTLTTDNVPSNSQNSTGHITLPSVSGLEISRRSMSSTDSGSQALVPVSSIPSDSLGSNLQGPDSPQDIKPQILSFDDPPISPVAGPSHSSERSMMMYMDQGVASLPGPSNYQDSSALVPHDSQPQADELIEQYWTSDPIPKRGRRSSEDNLNRLVGRHFLRQIPSTDRKRQPCRECKVCCSRRDANNKRCRKETRYYCPDCEVGLCITCFEIYHTRKKY
- the LOC129221316 gene encoding protein tramtrack, beta isoform-like isoform X7; translation: MSQQFCLKWNNHTTNMLQVFESLLSTEALVDVTLACDGLSLKAHKMVLSACSPFFQSLFLENPCKHPIVIMKDMRYTDLKAIIDFMYRGEVNVSHDQLSALLKTAETLKVKGLAEVTGESRHAAGIVQQEIVNNNTPQAPPTTAVPPTLPPSAVRTDTPPLQGKRKRGRPRKRSLSDSARSDDEGGTGPKIKESHSPEIEELSGDASMEGSSDIRSGSTPSNSQSQVQAAAHSSNSVHNFNSKSHLQDHDEDQISCDDDNDFEVEPSKLMEQTLTTDNVPSNSQNSTGHITLPSVSGLEISRRSMSSTDSGSQALVPVSSIPSDSLGSNLQGPDSPQDIKPQILSFDDPPISPVAGPSHSSERSMMMYMDQGVASLPGPSNYQDSSALVPHDSQPQDIMKNFRFHLVSSNVVSLKAFRCQVCFKEFTTAYSLRRHQAIHNPNFEPFECSICSSHFNWKDNLRAHMMCVHGKRFDGDPR